In Saccharothrix syringae, the following are encoded in one genomic region:
- a CDS encoding serine/threonine-protein kinase: MTDDGRLVAGRYRLGQRIGSGAMGVVWQAHDERLHRTVAVKQLLLQPGLAEADTDEAKRRAMREGRIAARLQHPHAIAVYDVAEDDGQPWLVMEYLPSKSLSTALSERGTLPPRDVASIGQQVASALAAAHNAGIVHRDIKPGNILLGHDGTVKITDFGISRATGDVTVTATGMLAGTPAYLAPEVAKGYDPGPPSDVFSLGSTLYAAVEGAPPFGLNENTIALLHQVASGKVVPPKQAGPLTALLMRLLRAEPEDRPTMAEAREALAAVAAGRAAPEFPVPLPQTHPPSWQGAPVQVPAAATRAMPPDRHTPPGGNPAVNNPAATRVAPVPAPPPQQRPAAAPPRRPAGQARPAGSGPLRSRRSTVVTALAIAGAAVVGILLASLMSGGGDGDNQAGQTTTTTTAQAAGAAPSTTQTQKVATPPGPYTSAPTRDQQEKAVRDYYELLPGNLDGSWAWLAPSMQNSKGGFAGYKGWWDRVESVDLHEVKYNSEYAYEIDVTFHMKDGSDSRERKLIVLQWSDQSLFISNEQNLGSA; this comes from the coding sequence GTGACCGACGATGGCCGCCTGGTCGCCGGCCGCTACCGCCTCGGCCAGCGGATCGGCAGCGGAGCGATGGGCGTCGTCTGGCAGGCGCACGACGAGCGCCTGCACCGGACCGTGGCGGTGAAGCAGCTGCTGCTCCAGCCCGGTCTGGCCGAAGCCGACACCGACGAGGCCAAGCGCCGGGCCATGCGCGAGGGCCGGATCGCCGCGCGCCTCCAGCACCCGCACGCGATCGCCGTGTACGACGTGGCGGAGGACGACGGCCAGCCCTGGCTGGTGATGGAGTACCTGCCGTCCAAGAGCCTGTCCACGGCCCTGTCGGAGCGCGGCACGCTGCCGCCCCGGGACGTGGCCTCGATCGGCCAGCAGGTGGCCTCGGCGCTGGCCGCCGCCCACAACGCCGGCATCGTGCACCGCGACATCAAGCCCGGCAACATCCTGCTCGGCCACGACGGCACGGTGAAGATCACCGACTTCGGCATCTCCCGGGCCACCGGCGACGTCACGGTCACCGCGACCGGGATGCTCGCGGGCACGCCCGCCTACCTGGCGCCCGAGGTGGCCAAGGGCTACGACCCGGGCCCGCCGTCGGACGTGTTCTCGCTGGGCTCGACGCTGTACGCGGCGGTCGAGGGCGCGCCGCCGTTCGGCCTGAACGAGAACACCATCGCGCTGCTGCACCAGGTCGCGTCGGGCAAGGTGGTGCCGCCGAAGCAGGCGGGCCCGCTGACCGCGCTGCTGATGCGCCTGCTGCGCGCCGAGCCGGAGGACCGGCCGACCATGGCGGAGGCGCGCGAGGCGCTGGCCGCGGTGGCCGCGGGCCGGGCCGCGCCGGAGTTCCCGGTGCCGCTGCCGCAGACGCACCCGCCGTCGTGGCAGGGCGCGCCCGTCCAGGTGCCCGCGGCGGCGACCCGGGCGATGCCCCCGGACCGGCACACCCCGCCGGGCGGCAACCCCGCCGTGAACAACCCCGCCGCGACGCGCGTCGCCCCGGTCCCGGCTCCCCCGCCGCAGCAGCGCCCGGCCGCCGCGCCGCCGCGCCGCCCGGCCGGGCAGGCCCGGCCCGCCGGGTCCGGCCCGCTCCGGAGCAGACGCTCGACCGTGGTGACGGCGCTGGCGATCGCGGGCGCGGCCGTGGTGGGCATCCTGCTGGCGAGCCTGATGTCCGGTGGGGGCGACGGGGACAACCAGGCCGGCCAGACCACGACCACCACCACGGCGCAGGCCGCGGGTGCCGCGCCCTCGACGACGCAGACGCAGAAGGTGGCCACCCCGCCCGGCCCCTACACCAGCGCGCCGACGCGCGACCAGCAGGAGAAGGCCGTCCGGGACTACTACGAGCTGCTGCCGGGCAACCTGGACGGCAGCTGGGCCTGGCTGGCGCCCTCGATGCAGAACTCCAAGGGCGGGTTCGCCGGCTACAAGGGCTGGTGGGACCGGGTCGAGTCGGTCGACCTGCACGAGGTGAAGTACAACTCGGAGTACGCCTACGAGATCGACGTCACCTTCCACATGAAGGACGGCTCGGACAGCCGCGAGCGCAAGCTGATCGTGCTCCAGTGGTCGGACCAGAGCCTGTTCATCTCCAACGAGCAGAACCTGGGCAGCGCCTAG